In Cydia amplana chromosome 13, ilCydAmpl1.1, whole genome shotgun sequence, a single genomic region encodes these proteins:
- the LOC134653618 gene encoding uncharacterized protein LOC134653618, which translates to MPDSESKKNQQKKGKHDAKEQRKPRQQRSQGAGEKKSEKRAEEPKVAAPEKPAFEEPGPEFYKGLKRETDDILKITEDANSKYKKKEIKSNWSKYEVPIESYDDIEEQENLGADYEKLIQAPMSLGGHFQFKHEKSWDITTGPSLYDKYFDVTGNDLATALCTIPFYERNGIDKSIFSENDIQTMDHRTSRYKHKYFKIATTESEIQDKLINSLDLKEQKNNLDENVRDERKSESEVDKKNEINFEESKLPVSATSSNQVEILFTSSQDEHKMEKIVKDDKECSEIDDIDDIIVDTTENLNLNKKLEVTKSNFAPEKVGNTALPTPTEPKKKPVIESPEDLEKWLDDFLEE; encoded by the exons ATGCCGGATTCTGAATCAAAGAAAAATCA GCAAAAGAAAGGAAAACACGATGCTAAAGAGCAAAGGAAACCTCGACAGCAGCGGAGCCAAGGCGCCGGTGAAAAGAAATCTGAAAAAAGAGCAGAAGAACCTAAAG TGGCTGCTCCTGAAAAACCAGCGTTTGAGGAGCCTGGGCCAGAATTCTACAAAGGCTTAAAGAGAGAAACAGATGACATCCTCAAAATAACCGAGGATGCCAACTCCAAGTACAAGAAGAAAGAGATTAAAAGCAACTGGTCCAAGTATGAGGTCCCGATAGAGAGTTATGATGATATTGAGGAACAGGAGAATCTGGGGGCTGATTATGAG AAACTCATACAAGCACCCATGTCACTTGGTGGCCATTTCCAATTCAAACATGAGAAATCCTGGGACATTACAACAGGCCCATCTCTATATGATAAATACTTTGATGTTACCGGAAATGATCTTGCCACTGCACTCTGCACCATACCGTTTTATGAAAGAAATGGCATCGATAAAAGTATATTCTCTGAGAATGACATACAAACCATGGACCACCGCACATCTAGATATAAACATAAGTACTTCAAAATAGCTACAACCGAGTCTGAAATTcaagataaactaataaatagtttagatttaaaagaacaaaaaaataatttagatgAAAATGTTCGTGATGAGCGCAAGTCTGAATCGGAAGTTGATAAAAAGAATGAAATTAATTTCGAAGAATCAAAACTGCCTGTGTCTGCGACATCTAGTAATCAAGTAGAAATATTATTCACAAGTAGTCAAGATGAGCATAAAATGGAAAAAATAGTAAAAGATGATAAGGAATGCAGTGAAATAGATGACATTGATGATATTATTGTCGACACAactgaaaatttgaatttaaataagaAGCTAGAAGTAACCAAGTCCAACTTTGCACCTGAGAAAGTTGGAAATACAG ctCTACCGACTCCTACAGAACCCAAGAAAAAGCCAGTTATTGAATCTCCCGAGGATCTTGAAAAATGGCTTGATGACTTCTTAGAAGAATGA